The window AAACATGTTTGAAATTATTATCTTGCAAATAAAATATGATTCCATCAGTTGAAATAGGCTTGAAGAACAAACTTAACAACCATAATTCATGAACTAATTCACGTAATCATTCACTGTGGTATGTAGTTTCATTCCTTGCCATATTTATGACCAAAAAAATCAATTGATGTATTAATTAGATGCTAGTACCAATTTACATATTTGAgagaaattgggttttttaaattcacCTTCATCTCATGATTGTTTGCCAGAAAGAAAGTCAAAACAGCTGGATGAGATTGCTTGGAcatagaaatattttcttttcctaaCATTAATTCATAGCATATAATTATTTCCCAAGTTATATCTGAACGAATAGAATAAACTCAGCTCATTATCACTGGTGGCAGGGGAGTGGCACTATGAAATAAAGGAGTTTGAGACAACTCCGTCTAGAAAGAAGTATTGAGAATGTGAGGTACTGGATTACAATAAGGATTTAATATAAGGTACATATTGAGGAGAAGTGTTTCAAACTTCTTTTACATTATGGGCTCCAAACTGAACAAAAGCCacagtttttcaaatatatttactGATTTTTATAGTTAACAGAgcagtaatactactactaagaATTGGTGTTTTATATGAATATTCCCAGGAATTATTTTTAtacatctttatttctttatttttaaaaaaatgaaagttaCTGTTTTTGACAAAAAGGGATTTCTGTTGTCACTTGCACATATTTGATCATGTGTCCAGAGGCATTCAAACTTCTCCCTGTCCAACCAAGGGCTTCTAGTCCATTGTTAATCTTGAATTTCCGAGATTATCTGCCCTCTTTTTCCTGTAGGTTATTATCTGTTCCTTCTGAAATATCTTCAGAGTTCTCGAGAATGGCTTCCCTAAATCAAGAAAAAGGCTTCAATATTAAtggataataataaatatattgtacATATATAACCTTTATAATGTCTAATATTAGAAGATAATTTAAAAGCTGTCTCCAAAAAAGCCAATCTTTCCACACAGAACTCAATATGAAGAGTAAATTTCGCTCCCAGACAACCCACTTTTAAAATTGTAGataccagtacagtgttccctcgattttcgcaggttcgaactttgcgaaatgtctataccacggtttttcaaaaatattaatttaaaaatactttgtggttttttcccccataccatgtttttccccgcctgatgacatcatatgtcatcgctaaactttcgtctgcctttaaaaaaacatttttttaaataaactttaataaataaacatggtgagtaataatctaaatggttgctaagggaatgggaaattgcaatctaggggtttaaagtgttaagggaaggcttgagatactgttcatagccaaaaatagtgtatttacttccgcatctctacttcgcggaaatttgactttcgcgggcggtctcagaacgcatcccccgtggaaatcgaaggaacactgtaatacTATTTGACATGCCTAGCCAAGGAATGCATAGCTGCTGACGCACTCTGAGGCCGCCCAGGGATTTTGTTCAACTTTGCAAGACACTATGGAGATATCATATGGTTTCTTGAATGATGTGAGGGAGGCCTCAGGAAAACCTTGTGAAAGGCCAGCATCTGCCTTCTGGGCACAAGTCAGCAACAGAAGGAAGAAGGCAACAAAGATCGCCTGGGGTGGCAGAGGAAGATAGAGATGGCTGGAGATTGGGATGGGGAGTTGAAGTGATGGTAGTTTGGCAGAGAAGCATGAGGTCCTCAGAAGTGCAGTCCTCACCAAAACACACAACTGAGATTACTGGAGCTACCATCACTAAGCAATACAGTCATTATATTTTTCCTAACAACCAtttagtgatggaaattctggACCCAAGTAGGAATTAACATGTTAAACCATTGACTATCGTTAAACTATCTGAACTgataaacttgccaaggttgccAAAAACTGGTCTTacgatgtatggacttcaactccaggaatttcccatggctggctggggaatactgggagttgaagtccacatgtcttcaactcaagccaaggttgagaatcactggatAAAACTATTAGGCTGTTTATTTCTACTGCCTGCTGTATCACTTAATGTTAACCATCAAGAATACTTACCTCACTTCAAAGAGTAACTGCCTTATATAAGTTGTTAATATTATAATACCTATGCTTAATTCCATCAAGGACAAACAAATGGTTTGCCATAATTtactttgtaaaatatttttaatcaccTGAATAATTGGAGCCGCAGGAgtcaaaatatataaattctttaATAAAGTGATGTTACCTGCCTGCATACAAATATCAAGTCACATTATTATGGAAGTAGCAAGGACCTCTGAGTTATGCAGACTGAGACTCAGTTTTTTCTTATATAAAAGAATAACTCTGGTTTCTTACCACTCTGCGATCTTTAATGCATGTAGCtcacttttcctccttttctttctctcaataAAAGTTTCTCCAGTGACTTTTTGCAGTCCCATTAGTAATATTCCCATAGAGCCACTGCCAAAAAACACCCACAGGAAATAAATGTAGCTACGTGGGGCACAACCAAGCAGGAATTATAATAATGAAAGGTTAAGACATAATTGCTAGCAAAAATCAAATCAtcttcatatacagtattttaaataagCAAAGAAATTACTAGGCATACGTTTATTATTCAGGATGAAATATAACTGTTATTTTGTTATAACATATTAAAAGATTGGTAGTCTCCAATCATAAAAGATAGCTTCTATCCTAATTTTTCAAGTGAAAGCACTCAAGAATGTAGGTTTTTAAATTTCTTCCTCCACAATGTCAGTGAAtcaataaaatgaaaacaaaggtCCAACTAACCATGTTCAAAACCACACTATTAAATTGTTTTGATTTTGAGTTATACTGTAGCAGCTTCTTCATCAAAATATAAACTACAGATTTTGCAGTGGTTTTTAGCCCAAGTCTAATTGTTGAATTTCATATTTAGTTTCTTTTACTATGTAAAAGTATTATATTACCTAAGGGTTACACTCATGTGGGCTTTCTAAAAGATTACAGGTTCACCAGGAAACAGAAGAGCTAAAACTTACAACTATTTTAAGGTACATGTGACAGAAACACAGCAGCTTTGTTTATTCTTCCATCATGAAAAGAATAATAGAGGCACCAGAAACTTCTGAGGAAATGGACAGTAGCTTACATGGTTGAAATTGTCTATTTTTCCCAAATCTCCACTTAAAATATTGAGACTATCCCATTAAATAATGAACTTTCTAAGCTAAAagtccaagtctgcggagaggggcagcatacacctttaattattattattattattattattattattaataataataataggctgtATCAAATGAATGGCCAATGGATCATCTACTTTAAAAATGAGTATGCTTGATGctatttaaaatacaatttacactactatttattttaacattgatagaaaaaaaattatttaatgaGATTGCTTAAGGTATTTTTTAAAACTCTACAAAAGCCTGCAAAAAAGAGAAACAAGTTATGCCAGAATATTTATGAAAAAcaaagatttatatttttttttgcaaaattcagCAAATTGTTACATGAAAGTttagatgtcatcaaaataaatCAACTGAAAGGTAGCAATACAATAACTGCTATAGTTTAACGTGTGTGCACTTTTTGAGCCACCTACCCCAAGATTCCTCCGACAACACTGCCGCCAATCAGACCTCTCAAGCCCAAGTTTACTCTGAACAAGCTGCCGGTACAAGCTAGAAATAAAATGCAATCAGACAAAGCAAGTTCAATCTCAGTACTCTAAGGTGCCTATTAAATCATTTCCACTTCCTGCTTATCATCATCTAGTCTAGTGAAATGTAATTCCAAAGCAGTACACATCATACATTCAACGCCAAATATCTACTTTTCACTAAACAAGGCAATATCTTTTGCAACAAACACTTAAGGCATGGATAGTATGCTCCCATACACGTCTGTAAGGCTGTATGTATAtctttagtctctctctctctcccccgcccCCGGGGTATGTGTAGGGGGGGGTTGTATCTGTCTAGAGTTGGATGTGTATGGAAGAAATATTAGAATATTGGCACACATATGGGTGTCCTATCTCAGTATATAATTCAACAGTGTAGACATGAATTAAAAAGAACATGGAGTTTCTATCaagattctttttaaaatttgtacaATGTTTATGTAGCAAAAATGATTATACTATTTCCAAGTTTTTCTCTGCTTATATTATTTCCCATATTACAACTACTAACTGTAAAAAATTGTCTCCAACGGCTAGCAGCCCTCATTTGGGTGAAAAGGATAATAGTACTTTCCTCCAGACGTATTATATGCAGATTCCAAGATCAATTTGATGCTTCATTCTGTATTAGGAAAATTCTGGGTTCAATAGATACAcagcagaaataataaacaagccTAAATTTCAACTCAGTTCATTACTGTAACTGAGGTTAAGtggaaaaaaaatggaaggaaaactCTAATATCTCATGATATCTTCTGCTATACTGTGTATGTGCCTGTGTGATGACAGCAATAATAGTATGGAGGATTTGTGGTTTTTCAGCATCCAGTATTAAAGTTATAATGAGTAATTTTGGAAGTTTAAAGGTGGTGTCAGTAATACCTGGAAGCAGGGGcaggctaccattcccggccTGTACCGAAACGGACCAGGAGCGCacccctcttctccccccccttgAGTGCGTGCGCGTGCAAGCacactttctgggttttttcgcttctgcgAATGCGGAATCCAGAAATGGGCAAAAAATAAGTGCCTGCTTGCTGCTGCCTGCCGCCGTTTGCCCCCCCCCACTGCCCATTTGCTGCCATTCGCCTCGCTCACCTCTCATTCTTGGGGCGAACGGCGGCAGTGCAGGTGGGGAGCCATTGCGAGGGCTGGCAGTGGGGGGGAGCCGGCCCGACAGGCAAGCGAGGGGTTTGCGGCAGGGGAAGGTAGCATTCACAGCGGGGGAAGGCAGCGCTCGCAGTAGGGGAAGGCAGCGCTCGCAGTGCAGGAAGGAAGGGCTTGCGGCAGGGGAAGGCAGACATAGGTCTGGGGAATCGCCGGTGGCGCATGCACACCCGGCATCACCACCGTAGCTAGGCTACGCGCTACATTGCCGCTATTGGAACTGCCTTCCCCACCGTTTAGGGTCGGGCCCACCACTGCCTGGAAGCAATGTTTCTTCAATTTACAAAGCAGtaagtaaaaaaatataattcattTCAGCATATAAACTATTACAGGATGCTTGCGCAATTCAAGCTGGAAAAAAAGATTATGGAGAAGGCcacaataaaatatttgttttatctGATTAGTTACCAGGATTTTTTTAAGGAAATTTTAGTAGAAATTCAACAGAGCCTTTCTATATCAAAGGGTTGCTGCAGTTTCAAAACAGCCACTTTATACACACAGAACATTTAGTTCAAGatctatatgatatatatatatatatatatttttgcatgTCTGAATTATTCAAAAAATAACACAGATCAAAAAATAACTCTAGTATTAATTTCCTCTAATCAACAGTCTTACCTCCGGCAATGGTATAGTGACCAAGGGTACTTTTATCACGATATACAGACAAGCCAGTATTCACTGTGCTGTAAGGAGAGAAATAATAAGAACAAGAAATCCTGAAAAATCAAAACATTGGCTTGTTATTTTTCTAGCTAGGTATTTTTgtaatttgcaaataaaatacatatgtttttaaatggaatgaaatatatatatatatatatttagctaGAAAAATAACAAGCCAATATAtagatacatgcatacatatacatacacacacacacacacaacatgtgAAATGTTTCACATCAACATTcattatcaatttaaaaaatctatttctcAGTGAACATATTTATGGCTTGAAGCATAATTCACAAAATATAATAactgtatttttcttcttcatgaaTATCTACCCAGAGCAATTCATATATAATGTAGATCTTATTTGAGATAATGAATGTGAAGTTCTACTTTGTGGATTTGAAGTAATTTAGCAAAATGAGATAAGAATATTAAGTTTTAATAATGATGGTTTTATTGTTTAATAATGCATTGCATTTCTATTTCCAAAAAGAAACATTGGACTTAAAATGATCCTGTTTCAAAGAAATATTAGGTAGAAAAAAGGTTATATATTAACTAATACTATACAAACCCAGATTTCCAAAATTGTCAGTTCCTCCTGAATGAAGGAagattcattcttccttccttccttaaagaTTCTGCCTCCCTTCATTCGATTTGTGTGTATATGATACTTGTTATCTTAAGATCTGGACACGCATAATTGCCATTATGTTATAACAAAGTAACACTTTTAAAAATTTATCTTGATTTTGAcaatcttatttttgggggaagGGAACTATTATACCATTCTTTTTGGAAGCAGAATACATAACCAACCCCTGACTTTTACTTTGTTCTtagttatattttaattttattttcctcaATAGTATATTTGAGTACAAAAATATGCTACTGGGAAAATAAAGAGAATTAGAAATGCAGAAACAGTAGAAGGGGCACAATAACCATTTTGCATCTAGGTtccaaaattatattattatcctAGAACTGTAGATTATTGTTGAATTGTAGGATCATGTATCATGGACACACACCCTCCTGCTCATcacccataggtaagaaaaaaTACACTTACTTGAATATTGCCACAAAAGCAGCAACTCTCCAGCCCCACCGCCAACCATATCGGATGAATCCCCTGGTTGCTATATGTTGCATAGATTGCTTTGGAGAAAGCAAGCAAAATTATATGATGTTAAGGCATTCTATATCCTTTACTAATGTGAACTTAAAGCGTGATAACAGAAATCACACAAAAGCTTCATAAATTCCTTACACAACTTTCTGGTTGTCTGTTTTGCAAAAGGAATGTATAGTCATTCAAACTTTCATTACTAGATGTTACATAACATTACCTGAtcaataaaaaacagttaaacTGCTAATTGACTGTGGATTGAATTTAATACCATAAACTAAGACGCAAGTAAGGTATACATTAATATATTTACTAAATATacatatttaacatttaaaagaaTGTATTCTTTGAATAAGTGATTtgcaatacagtatttcattcaaaAATGTTGTCAGTGAAAATAGATTACATAAAATGTCCCTCTGTGGTGCGCGATTTATAATTTTTGTTTCTCATATACAAGGCAGCAAGTAACAAAAATTATTTCAAGGTTTACACTTAAATGTGTATTCCATTTTTGTCAAAGGTACGTGTCCCTACCACAGCATCCAGCCGATTATAGTACATTTCTCCTCCAGATTTCTCAATGTACTGTTTTTTAGCATTTACATATCCAGGTAAACCGCCACAGACATAGCCAGCGAGCCACGCTGTAAATGTTGCTTTAGCGATATAGATAAATTCTTCTGAGTATTCCTGTCGTTCACTGCAAAAATTAAATGTTTCAGGAAACGTATTCAGAAATTGTTTTATTAAACTACCCGCGTCCTTTGTAATAATAATTGCTGGGATATGCATGGAAGGGCGAGGTTGGGGGCTGATTTCGGGGAAAAAAGCTTTCGTCCTTGAATTATACACCTTCCCTCCCGCTCCCCACAGGAGCTCCAAGGCTTAAGGCTCTTCTGGGCTATGCACTCACTTCCGCCGAAAGAGCTCTCGAAGTCGTTCCCAACCCGAGTCCGGGGTCTGCAGGCAAGGTGGCGAGCCCTCCAGCCCTCCGACAGGCTCGGGGACCGCGGCGCTTTCTTCATCTATCCCTTGCAGCGGGCGTGCTGTCCTCTTGTCTAAGCGCTCCATATTTGCCGGCATTTGCCCGGAAAGTCTTCGCGAGAGTTTCCCTTCTAAGCGTTTAAACACCTTGAACAGAAAAGAGCGCCGCCCTGTCGTCTTGGAGGACGTAGCGCGCCTTCTTCGCGCCCGCGAAGCTTGGGAAAAGAACCGACGCATGAGAAGGGAGcggtattttttcctcttttttatagaattctttattggccaaatgtgtttGGACGCACAAGGAGTTTGtcattggtgcacatgctctcagtgtacataaaagaaaaagatacatttgtcaagaatcatgaggtacaacacttaatgattattgaagtcaaataagcagtgaggaaacaatcaatattaattaaaaatcttaaggatacaagcaacaagttgcagtcatataatcataagtgggaggaaatgggtgataggaatgatgagaaaagactagtagtaatagtagtgcagacttagtaaataatttgccAATGTTGaggtcctactgttctattgtcttctatcgttaccttttatcattacttatctaatgttttatttgtacaaattaccatcctataattgtttgacaaatacataaataaaaataaaattatttgtgtagcagagtgatggctttcagggaaaa of the Erythrolamprus reginae isolate rEryReg1 chromosome 4, rEryReg1.hap1, whole genome shotgun sequence genome contains:
- the TIMMDC1 gene encoding complex I assembly factor TIMMDC1, mitochondrial isoform X4 produces the protein MPANMERLDKRTARPLQGIDEESAAVPEPVGGLEGSPPCLQTPDSGWERLRELFRRNERQEYSEEFIYIAKATFTAWLAGYVCGGLPGYVNAKKQYIEKSGGEMYYNRLDAVQSMQHIATRGFIRYGWRWGWRVAAFVAIFKISCSYYFSPYSTVNTGLSVYRDKSTLGHYTIAGACTGSLFRVNLGLRGLIGGSVVGGILGYIYFLWVFFGSGSMGILLMGLQKVTGETFIERKKRRKSELHALKIAEWEAILENSEDISEGTDNNLQEKEGR
- the TIMMDC1 gene encoding complex I assembly factor TIMMDC1, mitochondrial isoform X2 → MPANMERLDKRTARPLQGIDEESAAVPEPVGGLEGSPPCLQTPDSGWERLRELFRRNERQEYSEEFIYIAKATFTAWLAGYVCGGLPGYVNAKKQYIEKSGGEMYYNRLDAVQSMQHIATRGFIRYGWRWGWRVAAFVAIFNTVNTGLSVYRDKSTLGHYTIAGACTGSLFRVNLGLRGLIGGSVVGGILGYIYFLWVFFGSGSMGILLMGLQKVTGETFIERKKRRKSELHALKIAEWEAILENSEDISEGTDNNLQEKEGR
- the TIMMDC1 gene encoding complex I assembly factor TIMMDC1, mitochondrial isoform X3, producing MPANMERLDKRTARPLQGIDEESAAVPEPVGGLEGSPPCLQTPDSGWERLRELFRRNERQEYSEEFIYIAKATFTAWLAGYVCGGLPGYVNAKKQYIEKSGGEMYYNRLDAVQSMQHIATRGFIRYGWRWGWRVAAFVAIFNTVNTGLSVYRDKSTLGHYTIAGACTGSLFRVNLGLRGLIGGSVVGGILGGSMGILLMGLQKVTGETFIERKKRRKSELHALKIAEWEAILENSEDISEGTDNNLQEKEGR
- the TIMMDC1 gene encoding complex I assembly factor TIMMDC1, mitochondrial isoform X1; amino-acid sequence: MPANMERLDKRTARPLQGIDEESAAVPEPVGGLEGSPPCLQTPDSGWERLRELFRRNERQEYSEEFIYIAKATFTAWLAGYVCGGLPGYVNAKKQYIEKSGGEMYYNRLDAVQSMQHIATRGFIRYGWRWGWRVAAFVAIFKISCSYYFSPYSTVNTGLSVYRDKSTLGHYTIAGACTGSLFRVNLGLRGLIGGSVVGGILGGSMGILLMGLQKVTGETFIERKKRRKSELHALKIAEWEAILENSEDISEGTDNNLQEKEGR